A single window of Archangium gephyra DNA harbors:
- the glp gene encoding gephyrin-like molybdotransferase Glp, giving the protein MSLSPLATARKAALDAIQPASPLRVPLLDALGRFLAQDVVASRSLPGCPVSAMDGYAVRAEDTSGSNRDRPARLRVVDTVYAGHLPSRSLLPGEASRIFTGAPLPEGSNAIVRQEATVVPAEGLVDICVSVPPGKDIRPTGEDLLAGTPLLRAGQRIDASMLGVLASLGDSHVLVRPLPRVAVLATGDELVPPGSPALPHQVYESNLILVAALAREAGALVVAQERARDDDEVLRSALRRLASGAEVLVTTGGASVGDKDRVKGLLAGLGASFLVDGVALKPGKPVAVARLGTTTVVVLPGNPGAATVAFDQFARPLLLRFQGVSEERQRVRARLDDGRHKQAGFTYLISGTLETREDGQVWARIRSQGAGQHLQNIGAEGHAVLPPGRADFAEGDEVDFERFDRPRFLPVVL; this is encoded by the coding sequence ATGTCCCTCTCCCCCCTCGCCACCGCCCGGAAGGCCGCCCTCGACGCGATACAACCCGCGTCCCCTCTCCGCGTCCCCCTCCTCGACGCCCTCGGCCGCTTCCTCGCCCAGGATGTCGTCGCCTCGCGCTCCCTCCCCGGCTGCCCCGTCTCCGCCATGGATGGCTATGCCGTCCGCGCCGAGGACACCTCCGGCTCCAATCGCGACCGTCCCGCCCGCCTGCGCGTCGTCGACACCGTCTACGCCGGCCACCTGCCCTCGCGCTCCCTCCTGCCCGGCGAGGCCTCACGCATCTTCACCGGCGCTCCCCTCCCCGAGGGCTCCAACGCCATCGTCCGCCAGGAGGCCACCGTCGTCCCCGCCGAGGGGCTCGTCGACATCTGCGTCAGCGTCCCGCCCGGCAAGGACATCCGCCCCACCGGAGAGGACCTCCTCGCCGGCACGCCCCTGCTCCGCGCCGGTCAGCGCATCGATGCCTCCATGCTCGGCGTGCTCGCCTCCCTGGGCGACTCCCATGTCCTCGTGCGGCCCCTGCCTCGCGTCGCCGTGCTCGCCACCGGGGATGAGCTCGTGCCTCCCGGCTCCCCCGCCCTTCCCCACCAGGTGTACGAGAGCAACCTCATCCTCGTCGCCGCCCTGGCTCGCGAGGCCGGGGCCCTCGTCGTCGCCCAGGAGCGCGCCCGGGATGACGATGAGGTGTTGCGCTCGGCCCTGCGGCGGCTGGCCAGCGGCGCCGAGGTGCTCGTCACCACCGGCGGCGCCTCCGTGGGCGACAAGGACCGCGTGAAGGGTCTCCTCGCCGGCCTGGGCGCCTCGTTCCTCGTGGATGGGGTGGCCCTCAAGCCCGGCAAACCCGTGGCCGTCGCGAGACTCGGCACCACCACCGTCGTCGTGCTCCCCGGCAACCCCGGCGCCGCCACCGTCGCCTTCGACCAGTTCGCCCGGCCCCTCCTGCTGCGCTTCCAGGGCGTCTCCGAGGAGCGTCAACGCGTGCGCGCCCGGCTCGACGACGGGCGGCACAAGCAGGCCGGTTTCACCTACCTCATCAGCGGCACCCTGGAGACGCGCGAGGACGGCCAGGTGTGGGCCCGCATCCGCTCCCAGGGCGCCGGGCAGCACCTGCAGAACATCGGCGCCGAGGGCCATGCCGTCCTCCCCCCGGGCCGCGCCGACTTCGCCGAGGGGGATGAGGTGGACTTCGAGCGCTTCGACCGGCCCCGCTTCCTCCCCGTGGTGCTTTGA
- the mobB gene encoding molybdopterin-guanine dinucleotide biosynthesis protein B yields MRPPALAVVGWSGSGKTTLLTRLVPELRQRGLRVGVVKHSSDVHPLHRAGSDTARYAESGAAFVAFANPAGVQLSFPEPPEQVLALLERFAGTVDLVLVEGWKHGPLPKLEVWREGLGPLLAAERRDVLAVVGEAVVPEGMTRFGPEDVQGIATFLQQCLSDGVLSR; encoded by the coding sequence ATGCGTCCGCCCGCGCTCGCCGTGGTGGGCTGGTCCGGCTCCGGGAAGACGACGCTCCTCACCCGGCTCGTGCCCGAGCTGCGCCAGCGGGGCCTGCGCGTGGGCGTGGTGAAGCACTCGTCCGATGTGCATCCGCTGCACCGCGCGGGCAGTGACACCGCGCGCTACGCGGAGTCCGGCGCCGCCTTCGTCGCCTTCGCCAACCCGGCCGGCGTGCAGCTCTCCTTCCCCGAGCCTCCCGAGCAGGTGCTGGCCCTGCTCGAGCGCTTCGCCGGCACCGTGGACCTGGTGCTCGTCGAGGGGTGGAAGCACGGGCCGCTGCCCAAGCTGGAGGTCTGGCGCGAGGGATTGGGGCCACTGCTCGCGGCGGAGCGGCGGGACGTGCTCGCCGTGGTGGGCGAGGCCGTGGTGCCCGAGGGAATGACACGCTTCGGCCCGGAGGATGTGCAAGGCATTGCCACCTTCCTCCAGCAGTGCCTGAGCGACGGAGTGCTCTCGCGATGA
- the fdhD gene encoding formate dehydrogenase accessory sulfurtransferase FdhD gives MSEDRHPAPLPPGVTRRPVRRYTADGRLAPTETDTVALEEPLDIRISGDTVAVTMRTPGADRYLVTGFLFAEGLIHSAEDLGGLAHCGRPGEEGYGNIVEVTPAPGLVIDLERMGATKRGTLTTAACGVCGRRSVEDLMASCSPVPPGPGLPASVLAHATEHLRSVQPNFARTGGVHAAAALDERGRVLAAFEDVGRHNAVDKVVGALVLEHGLRSARASQPAASRPTVLVVSGRVSFEIVQKAAVARCPFVASVSAASSLAIDLAERAGITLATFVRNGRFNVYTHSERLREG, from the coding sequence ATGAGCGAAGACAGACACCCTGCCCCCCTGCCTCCCGGCGTCACCCGGCGGCCCGTGCGGCGCTACACCGCGGACGGCCGGCTCGCGCCCACGGAGACAGACACCGTGGCCCTGGAGGAGCCGCTCGACATCCGCATCAGCGGCGACACGGTGGCCGTCACCATGCGCACCCCGGGCGCGGACCGGTACCTCGTCACCGGCTTCCTCTTCGCCGAGGGCCTTATCCACTCGGCCGAGGACCTCGGAGGCCTCGCCCACTGCGGCAGGCCCGGCGAGGAAGGCTACGGCAACATCGTCGAGGTGACGCCCGCCCCCGGGCTCGTCATCGACCTGGAGCGCATGGGCGCCACGAAGCGCGGCACGTTGACCACCGCGGCCTGTGGCGTGTGCGGCCGGCGCAGCGTGGAGGATTTGATGGCCTCGTGCAGCCCCGTGCCTCCGGGCCCCGGGCTTCCCGCCTCCGTGCTCGCCCACGCCACCGAGCACCTGCGCTCCGTTCAGCCCAATTTCGCCCGCACCGGCGGAGTCCATGCCGCCGCCGCGCTCGATGAACGCGGCAGGGTGCTCGCCGCCTTCGAGGACGTGGGCCGCCACAACGCCGTGGACAAGGTGGTGGGCGCGCTGGTGCTCGAGCACGGGTTGCGCTCGGCGCGCGCCTCGCAACCGGCTGCCTCGCGCCCCACCGTGCTCGTGGTCAGCGGGCGCGTCAGCTTCGAGATCGTCCAGAAGGCCGCCGTGGCCCGGTGCCCCTTCGTGGCCAGCGTCTCCGCCGCCAGCTCCCTCGCCATCGACCTCGCCGAGCGCGCGGGCATCACGCTCGCCACCTTCGTGCGCAACGGGCGATTCAACGTGTACACCCACTCCGAGCGTCTTCGCGAAGGCTGA
- a CDS encoding Rpn family recombination-promoting nuclease/putative transposase, producing the protein MPGPHDLFARYTFGHPERAAAELRAVLPAHVVSDVDWSSLRQESGSVVDPELRETESDLLFTARLRSGRPLLLYVLLEHQSSVDSWMALRMLRYVVRQAERWRQAHPESTRLPVIIPLVMYHGPEGAWTAPRRVEELFDLPEEEEARERWRALVPRFEYLLDDLTAEREEALRARSGPPLARLAWLVLRYGRTKELARKLPDWVALFAQVQAGPEGAEHLVVVIRYLQWVGDGVAVRAAARRVLHSVLDAQRAEELMTSWAEEMIEQGVQKGLEKGLAQGLEKGLAQGRLQERAELVLRILTARGVHTDEAVQQRIRSCTDGETLDRWFDRALNATTLRDVLDDLSQ; encoded by the coding sequence ATGCCCGGACCGCATGATCTCTTCGCCCGCTACACCTTCGGCCACCCCGAGCGGGCCGCGGCCGAGCTGCGCGCCGTGCTGCCAGCGCACGTCGTCTCGGATGTGGACTGGTCGAGCTTGCGTCAGGAGTCCGGGAGCGTGGTGGACCCGGAACTCCGCGAGACGGAGAGCGATCTGCTCTTCACGGCGCGTTTGCGCTCGGGCCGCCCGTTGCTGCTGTACGTGCTGCTGGAGCACCAGTCCTCGGTGGATTCGTGGATGGCGCTGCGCATGCTGCGTTACGTGGTGCGGCAGGCGGAGCGCTGGAGACAGGCGCACCCGGAGAGCACGCGGCTGCCGGTCATCATCCCGCTCGTCATGTACCACGGGCCCGAGGGAGCCTGGACGGCGCCACGCCGGGTGGAGGAGCTCTTCGATTTGCCGGAAGAAGAGGAGGCGCGGGAGCGCTGGCGCGCACTGGTGCCGCGTTTCGAGTACCTGCTCGATGACCTGACGGCCGAGCGGGAGGAGGCGCTGCGAGCGCGCTCGGGCCCGCCGCTGGCCCGGTTGGCGTGGCTGGTGTTGCGCTACGGACGCACGAAGGAACTGGCGCGGAAGCTTCCGGACTGGGTGGCGCTCTTCGCGCAGGTGCAGGCAGGCCCCGAAGGTGCCGAGCATCTGGTGGTGGTCATCCGTTACTTGCAGTGGGTGGGAGATGGTGTGGCCGTCCGTGCGGCAGCGAGGCGGGTGTTACATTCGGTCCTGGATGCGCAACGAGCGGAGGAACTGATGACAAGCTGGGCCGAGGAGATGATCGAGCAGGGAGTCCAGAAGGGTCTGGAGAAGGGTCTGGCGCAGGGCCTGGAGAAGGGTCTGGCGCAAGGCCGGCTTCAAGAGCGCGCCGAGTTGGTGCTCCGGATTCTCACCGCGCGAGGCGTGCACACGGATGAAGCAGTCCAGCAGCGCATCCGCTCCTGCACGGACGGGGAGACGCTGGACCGTTGGTTCGATCGCGCCCTGAACGCGACCACGCTCCGTGACGTGCTGGACGACCTGTCCCAGTAG
- a CDS encoding ribonuclease Z, with translation MSSRELIVLGSASQVPTRHRNHNAYFLRWDEEGILFDPGEGTQRQMLYAGLSSRQVTRICITHFHGDHALGLPGIIQRLSLDSAPHPVEVYYPASGQAFYERLRHATVFMDKATIVPRPIAKDGVVAKTKGFELSAARLEHSVDTFGFRLEEPARVQLIPSRLAEHGLSGPRVGELQRRGVVEVGGRTVRLEDVGEKREGQSFAFIMDTRPCANAGRLARGVDLLVCESTYLDSEREEAHSHFHMTARQAAELAHEAGARRLVLTHFSQRYEDTAPFVQEAQALVPDVVAVRDLDHVEVPKRVRAA, from the coding sequence ATGTCCAGTCGGGAGCTCATCGTCCTGGGTTCAGCGAGTCAGGTGCCGACGCGCCACCGCAACCACAACGCCTACTTCCTGCGCTGGGATGAGGAAGGAATCCTGTTCGATCCAGGAGAGGGCACGCAGCGGCAGATGCTGTACGCGGGGCTGTCGTCGCGGCAGGTGACGCGCATCTGCATCACGCATTTCCATGGGGACCACGCGCTGGGGCTGCCGGGCATCATCCAACGGCTGTCGCTGGACTCGGCGCCCCATCCCGTCGAGGTGTACTACCCGGCCTCGGGGCAGGCCTTCTACGAGCGGCTGCGGCACGCCACGGTCTTCATGGACAAGGCCACCATCGTGCCCCGGCCCATCGCGAAGGACGGCGTGGTGGCGAAGACGAAGGGCTTCGAGCTGTCGGCGGCGCGGCTGGAGCACTCGGTGGACACGTTCGGCTTCCGGCTGGAGGAGCCCGCGCGGGTGCAGCTCATTCCCAGCCGGCTCGCGGAGCATGGGTTGTCGGGGCCTCGCGTCGGGGAGTTGCAGCGGCGCGGGGTGGTGGAGGTGGGGGGCCGCACCGTGCGCCTGGAGGACGTGGGCGAGAAGCGGGAGGGGCAGTCCTTCGCGTTCATCATGGACACGCGGCCGTGCGCGAACGCCGGGCGGCTCGCGCGGGGCGTGGATCTGTTGGTGTGCGAGTCGACGTACCTCGACAGCGAGCGGGAGGAGGCCCACAGCCACTTCCACATGACGGCGCGTCAAGCGGCGGAGCTGGCGCACGAGGCGGGGGCGCGGCGGCTCGTGCTCACGCACTTCTCCCAGCGCTACGAGGATACGGCGCCGTTCGTCCAGGAGGCGCAGGCGTTGGTGCCGGATGTGGTGGCGGTCCGGGACCTGGACCATGTCGAGGTGCCCAAGCGCGTCCGGGCGGCGTGA
- the pgm gene encoding phosphoglucomutase (alpha-D-glucose-1,6-bisphosphate-dependent): MAHPLAGKLPPDSLLINPETLRSQYYSERPDVNVAEQRVAFGTSGHRGSAARRAFNEAHILAVTQAVCEYRKKEGIDGPLFLGMDTHALSEPAQRSALEVLAAHGVQVRFTDEATPTPVISHAILTYNRGRTQGLADGIVITPSHNPPDDGGIKYNPPNGGPADTGITGWVEKRANELLGAGNTGVQRIPYERARTSSTVKMYDFITPYVEDLGNVVDLEVVRGAKLSIGADPLGGSNLAYWEPIAARYGLSIQVVNKTVDPTFRFMRVDHDGKIRMDCSSPYAMAGLVELKDRYDIAFGNDTDSDRHGIVTRSAGLMNPNHYLSVAISYLYRNRPGWKPGTGVGKTLVSSSMIDRVGKDLGLRVVEVPVGFKWFVDGLLDGSLGFGGEESAGASFLRRDGTVWSTDKDGIILDLLATEILARTGKDPGVHYQELTRKFGAPLYTRIDQPATAAQKSALKKLSPEAVRATTLAGEPILQRLTKAPGNKADIGGLKVVTENGWFAARPSGTEDVYKIYAESFRDAKHLESIVEEARKIVGDAFARG, from the coding sequence GTGGCCCATCCTCTCGCTGGCAAGCTCCCTCCCGACTCCCTCCTCATCAACCCCGAGACGCTGCGCTCCCAGTACTATTCGGAGCGTCCGGACGTGAACGTGGCCGAGCAGCGCGTGGCCTTCGGCACCTCCGGTCATCGTGGCTCGGCCGCGCGCCGCGCCTTCAACGAGGCGCACATCCTCGCGGTGACGCAGGCCGTCTGTGAGTACCGCAAGAAGGAAGGCATCGACGGTCCGCTCTTCCTCGGCATGGACACGCATGCGCTGTCCGAGCCGGCCCAGCGCTCGGCGCTCGAGGTGCTCGCCGCCCACGGTGTCCAGGTGCGCTTCACCGACGAGGCCACGCCCACCCCGGTCATCTCGCACGCGATCCTCACCTACAACCGCGGGCGCACGCAGGGGCTGGCCGATGGCATCGTCATCACGCCCTCGCACAACCCGCCCGACGACGGTGGCATCAAGTACAACCCGCCCAACGGTGGCCCCGCCGACACGGGCATCACCGGGTGGGTGGAGAAGCGCGCCAATGAGCTGCTCGGCGCGGGCAACACCGGCGTGCAGCGCATCCCCTACGAGCGCGCCCGCACCTCCTCCACCGTGAAGATGTATGACTTCATCACCCCGTATGTCGAGGACCTCGGCAACGTGGTGGACCTGGAGGTGGTGCGGGGGGCGAAGCTGTCCATCGGCGCGGATCCGCTGGGGGGCTCGAACCTCGCGTACTGGGAGCCCATCGCCGCGCGCTATGGCCTGTCCATCCAGGTGGTGAACAAGACGGTGGACCCGACCTTCCGCTTCATGCGCGTGGACCACGACGGCAAGATTCGCATGGACTGCTCGTCGCCCTACGCCATGGCGGGCCTGGTCGAGCTCAAGGACCGCTACGACATCGCCTTCGGCAACGACACGGACTCGGACCGGCACGGCATCGTCACCCGCAGCGCGGGGCTGATGAATCCCAACCACTACCTGTCCGTGGCCATCAGCTACCTCTACCGGAACCGTCCCGGCTGGAAGCCCGGCACGGGCGTGGGCAAGACGCTGGTGAGCAGCAGCATGATCGACCGCGTGGGCAAGGACCTGGGCCTGCGCGTGGTCGAGGTGCCCGTGGGCTTCAAGTGGTTCGTGGACGGGCTGCTGGACGGCTCGCTCGGCTTTGGCGGCGAGGAGAGCGCGGGCGCCTCGTTCCTGCGCCGCGACGGCACCGTCTGGTCCACCGACAAGGACGGCATCATCCTGGACCTGCTGGCCACGGAGATTCTGGCGCGCACGGGCAAGGATCCGGGCGTGCACTACCAGGAGCTGACGCGGAAGTTCGGCGCGCCGCTCTACACGCGCATCGACCAGCCGGCCACGGCGGCGCAGAAGTCGGCGCTCAAGAAGCTGTCGCCGGAGGCGGTGCGCGCCACCACGCTCGCGGGCGAGCCCATCCTCCAGCGCCTCACGAAGGCGCCCGGCAACAAGGCGGACATCGGCGGGCTCAAGGTGGTGACGGAGAACGGCTGGTTCGCCGCGCGGCCCTCGGGCACCGAGGACGTGTACAAGATCTACGCGGAGAGCTTCCGGGACGCGAAGCACCTGGAGTCCATCGTGGAGGAGGCGCGGAAGATCGTCGGCGACGCCTTCGCGCGAGGCTGA